Proteins from a single region of Gemmatimonadaceae bacterium:
- a CDS encoding acyl carrier protein, whose amino-acid sequence MESAAASDVKGIIKNYILEEFLPGENPDTLEDSTPLITGGILDSIATIKLIGFLDERFGARIEPHEMNADFLNFLPDIESLVKAKQKQD is encoded by the coding sequence ATGGAATCGGCAGCCGCATCGGACGTCAAAGGCATCATCAAGAACTACATCCTCGAGGAGTTTCTTCCCGGAGAGAACCCGGACACGCTCGAGGACAGCACGCCGCTGATCACTGGCGGAATCCTCGACTCCATTGCAACCATAAAACTGATCGGCTTTCTGGACGAACGGTTCGGCGCACGCATCGAGCCGCACGAGATGAATGCCGACTTTCTCAATTTCCTGCCGGACATTGAATCACTCGTTAAGGCTAAACAGAAACAGGATTGA
- a CDS encoding tryptophan 7-halogenase, translated as MNRRLDNIPEKADVVVIGGGPAGSTAANLLAHRGCDVVLLDQARHPRLMVGESILPHIWKYLDQLGAAEDIENAGFIRKSGGTLSGEGHPPDEARGPRESRRTSRRRLSLTPRASRHFCPVSA; from the coding sequence ATGAATCGAAGATTGGACAACATTCCAGAGAAGGCGGATGTAGTTGTGATCGGCGGCGGGCCGGCGGGCAGCACCGCAGCAAACCTGCTCGCGCATCGAGGGTGCGACGTCGTGCTTCTGGACCAGGCTCGACATCCCCGGCTGATGGTTGGCGAGAGCATCCTGCCGCATATATGGAAGTATCTGGACCAGCTCGGAGCCGCCGAGGACATCGAGAACGCTGGATTCATTAGGAAATCGGGCGGAACGTTATCTGGCGAGGGGCATCCGCCAGACGAAGCTCGCGGACCACGGGAATCACGGAGAACGTCGAGGCGTCGGTTGTCATTGACGCCTCGGGCCAGTCGACATTTCTGTCCCGTTTCGGCATGA
- a CDS encoding tryptophan 7-halogenase yields MSRFGMTGRKERGNYDNQVAIFSQVSGGIRDAGRTAGDTLIFYEKKHHWAWFIPLDDELVSVGVVVPTDYFASRRESKRDFLVRELHELNPELKRRVPEVRLTEEVRAISNYSYDTRHFTGKGFLAVGDAHRFIDPVFSFGLYFSIKEAEHAAAATAAYLEGAGRDDQNPFLAYERSCNAGMDVVQELIDAFWNEPLAFAVMVHNRYREDCIDMFAGRVYMAEPSPGLLAFRQLNGRMTPQPASVGA; encoded by the coding sequence CTGTCCCGTTTCGGCATGACTGGCAGGAAAGAGCGCGGCAATTACGACAATCAGGTGGCGATTTTCTCCCAGGTCAGCGGCGGAATACGCGACGCCGGCAGAACCGCCGGCGACACACTGATCTTCTACGAAAAGAAGCATCACTGGGCCTGGTTCATTCCGCTCGATGATGAGCTGGTGAGCGTCGGCGTGGTTGTGCCCACCGACTACTTCGCGTCGCGACGCGAGAGCAAACGCGATTTCCTCGTTCGCGAGCTGCATGAGCTCAATCCCGAGCTCAAGCGCCGCGTTCCGGAAGTCCGGCTGACGGAAGAAGTGCGCGCGATATCCAATTATTCGTACGATACGCGGCATTTTACGGGAAAGGGGTTCCTTGCCGTGGGCGATGCCCATCGGTTCATCGATCCGGTGTTCTCATTCGGCCTGTACTTTTCGATCAAGGAGGCCGAGCACGCGGCCGCCGCCACAGCCGCATACCTCGAGGGGGCAGGTCGTGACGACCAAAATCCATTTCTCGCGTACGAACGGAGCTGTAACGCGGGGATGGATGTCGTCCAGGAGCTGATCGATGCGTTCTGGAACGAGCCTCTGGCGTTTGCTGTGATGGTGCACAACCGCTACAGAGAGGACTGCATCGACATGTTCGCCGGACGTGTCTACATGGCCGAGCCGTCACCGGGACTGCTCGCGTTCCGGCAGCTGAATGGCCGCATGACTCCCCAGCCCGCAAGCGTCGGAGCCTGA